The following is a genomic window from Alkaliphilus sp. B6464.
CTTATGATAAAAGTATGCTACTAAGGTATCTCCATGATGTTGCTCAATAAAGGCTCTTACTTCAACTGGTAGTTTATGTTTTTTAGCAAGCTCAATACCATCCTTAACATGATCCGTAATTATGGTGGCGCTTAATGAAGGATTTAGCTTATCATGTGGATTATCGGATGTCAATTGATTTTCTTTAAAAAAGTAAGGTCGTCTAGTTTTCCCAATATCGTGATAAAAAGCTCCTACCCTAGCTAATAAAGAGTTACCTCCTATTGCATCAACTGCAGATTCACTTAAATTTCCTACTATAATGCTATGATGATAGGTGCCTGGTGCTTCCAACAATAGTTTCTTTAACAAAGGTTGATTTGGATTTGATAATTCCAATAGCTTTAGTGGTGTTACTACGTTAAATACGGATTCCCATAGCGGTAATGACCCTACTGTGACTATAGAAGAAAATAACCCGTTTAATAGTCCATAGAAACCAAAAGTAAGCGTCTGCATTATTTCGCTACTGTTTATAAATCCAATTCCGACAATTGTAATCATATTAATTATACTTACAGCAATTCCAGATATAAAAATATTTGCTCTCTGTTGTGTATTTACAACACTAAATGCTCCAACTGTTCCGCCAATTAATGCCATGGCCATAAAAATAGTATTATTGCCTGTAATAATACTTATTAATACTGTTAGACATAGATTAATAAGCAAGGCTAATCTAGATTCAATTAAAATAGATAAAAGCATAGAGCAAGCAGCTACTGGAATTAAGTAAATGGAGATTCCTTGTATTACTTTAGATATTATTAGTGTAGAAATAAAAATGATATATATCATCAAAAGTCTTCCTGGTCTTTCTAACAAATCCTTATTAAATACAGCCATATATCCGATAATTAATAGTTCAATTACTAAAGCTATAGCTGCAATTCCTATATATAAAACAAAATCAACTTTACTTTCATCATTTAAAACCCCTAAATCTCGTAATAGTTCTAGTCTATCGAAGGTGATGACTTCCCCTTCTCTCAGAATACTATCTCCTTTTTTAATTATTATCTTATCCACATTCTCCCTTGCCATTTCTATCTTACTATTTGTAGCATCCTCATCTAGAAACTTATTTGGACGAATTGTGGCATAAACTATAGAAATAGCTAAATCCTTTAACTCAGCTTCAAATTCATTCAGATTAGTTATATATTCTTTAATACTGTTCTTTTGTTTCTGAAGATCTTCAACATCAATACCAACATTCATATTTTGTGCTACTATTTCATTAATATAGCTTTCTAAATACTTTAACTGATCTATAGGGGCAGTTATTGCAGTCTTTACATTAACTGTTCCTATATTAAGATCATTTTCAGAATTTAACTGTTCTATTTTTTCTAATTCCGTTAATTCTTCATCATTACGAAGCTTATATACTAATAAAAAGAACTTTTCAATATCCTTATTAACTTCTACACGAACACCTGGATTTAACTTATAAACTGGTTCTATTCCTTCAACTGCTTTTTGTCTTACACGCTCTGTATTAAACTTATCCTCTATATCTTTTGGAGAATATATATCTACAGGTGCTCTTTGGCCAATTACTAAGTCGAATTTTTCTGGTCTTAAGCTTGTCACTAATATAGCAAATAAACTGATAAAAAAAAGTAATGCTAGAAGAAATTTTTTAATTGATTTTTTTCGAAAAAAACCCTCAACAGAACTTCTCATATTCTTTCCCCCCTTAACACTATAATTCCAGTGTTAAAATACTATTTTTCTTTTTGTACCCTCATTTGACTTTTACTATCATATTCATCATAAGCTTTAACTATTTTTTGAACTAATTGATGTCTTACAACATCCTTTCCTGTTAAATATGAGAATCCAATTTCCTCGACATTTTTCAGAACCTGTTCAGCATGCTTCAAACCAGAATGTTTCCCTTTTGGAAGATCTATTTGGGTAATATCTCCTGTTACTATAGCCTTCGATCCAAAACCAAAGCGTGTTAAAAACATTTTCATTTGCTCCTTAGTAGTGTTTTGAGCCTCATCTAAAATAATAAAGGAGTTATCTAATGTTCGTCCTCTCATATATGCTAGTGGTGCTACTTCTATCATACCTCTCTCCATATACTTTTGAAACCTTTCAGAACCAAGAATATCAAAAAGTGCATCATATAAAGGCCTTAAATATGGATCTACCTTGTCCTTTAAATCACCAGGTAGAAAACCTAAACTTTCACCAGCCTCTACAGCAGGTCTTGTTAAAATTATTCTATTTACTTCTTCGTTTTTAAATGCTTTTACCGCCATAGTTACTGCTAAGTATGTTTTGCCAGTACCAGCGGGGCCTATACCAAAGGTTAAATCTTTAGATTGTATTTGTTCGATATATTTTTTCTGTCCTATGGTTTTTGGCTTAATAGGTTTGCCTCTATCAGTAACAAATATTACATCACTCGCTAAAGATTGTATTTTCTCATGTTCTCCATCCAATAGCAAACTTATTGCATATGATATATTTTGTATTGTAAGATGCTCGTTACGGTCTACTACCTCCATTAATTGCTCTATTAATTTCTCGCCTAATAGAACTTCTTTTTCATCTCCAATAATTAAAATATCTCCATCTCTTTGTACAATATCTACCTTTAAATGTTGTTGAACAAGCTTTATATTTTCATCGAAATTACCAAATAATTCTTTAATAAACTTTTGTTCCTTAATTTCTATCTTCTTTTGAAATTTGTTTTCCAATAATTAGTCCTCCCCAATCTGTAATGTCTTTTGCTCTGCAATATTTTCTAAAACCTCTATAATAACCTTACCATATAAAATATCATCTTGGATAGTAAAGTCAATCTGTGTATTTAAAATTTTAGCATCTAAAGGTATATCTTCTAAAAGCTTATTTATAGCCTCCTTATGAATATCATTTTTTGCCTGAATTTCATCAATTCTTTCCTCAAATTGAATTGCCTCATAATAGTCCTCTGTTATTATTTCGACAGGTAACCCTATATTCCTCCATTGAAAGGGCCTTTTAGATTTTTTTTCAACTATATAAACATTATAAGGTATATCTCCCTTATTAAAAGAAAGCTCTATGCTACCAAAATTAAAAGTCCGCTTTTTAAATTTTTGCCCTGTTTTATCTTTTTTAATCTCAATAAGGTTTTTACTTTCGGTTGTTTCGTAGTATGTTTTAGCATATACTTCTCCATAGGAATGAACAAACATAGGTTCATCCATATTTTCTCTCTGAACTACTCCATTAATCAACATATCACCTTTGGTAACAATATCTCCTTCTTCAACCACAGCGTCTCCATTTCTTGCTATTACTTTTTCAATTACTCCATTTTTCTTAGCTATAACATTGCAAGGGGTATTTTTATCTATTTTATCTGGCGCTAGTCTTTTCTCTACTATTTCTACCTTGGCTCTAATACCTCTAACTTCAATTCCAACCCAAGCTATTTGATCTACATCTAAAATCAACTCAGTTTCAATCTCCTTTAAATTAACAAGGTATTTATTTGTACCTGGCTTTAATCCTAGTTCATTTAAACTAGATATTATTTCACTCTTTTCTAATTCTTCGTTACCAATTATTTCTATGGAAAAAATAAATGTCGAAGAAAAAACTAGAATTAGGAAACAAAAAAATGCTCCTACTAAAAGCATTTTTCTTTTTTTGAGTTTGTGTACCCAAAAAGGATACCCATTTTTTTTATGTATGGACACCCTACAACCTGCTCTTTTTACGATGTTTCTCAATTCTTTAAATCCTTGAATACCTATCTTTGCTTCTAGTGTAGTGTAGTTAATCCTCTTAATATCCCATAGATAAATACCTCTGGCTATACACATATTTATAAATCTTTCTAGTGCTAAACCTTCTACTTTTACAATTACGTAGCCTCTCATATAATTCCATAACTTTAATACTAACAATGTATCCACCCCTCAATCAATAAATTCTACCTGATTGATCTCTCCTATAATAACAATCTCTTCTGTAATAATGTTTTTCAACATTAGATCTTTACCTATAATACGTAATACTCCATTTTTAGTATTAATTCTTATCCTATTATTTGTATACTCTAATATACCTTTATGATTTTCTATATATATTTGGAGATTACCAACCATTATAATTTTAGGCAAATCAAGTATAATATCCTTTGGTAACTCTAAAATTTCAGCTAGACTTTTTTTAATTTCTTCATTTTTTTTCATTTGGCATACCTCCCATATATTCAATTTTTATGCTTACAACTATTTCATTAGACCTGTTTTAAAGACAAAATTTGTCTGTTGCTACTATATAATTTATACTTTTTTAGCAATCGAGTAGGAGGAAAATAATTATTTTATTTTCCGTCCTCTCACACCACCGTACGTACGGTTCCGTATACGGCGGTTCATTAAGTTAATTGCATTTTCTGATACCTAGCCGATAGGCTCTGGTAAGAAATTGATTCGAGATATTTGTTGGTAAGACTTCTAGATAGGATTGGGCTATTGGCTATACGCCAGTAGCCTTTTCTTGTATTTCCCCATTCATAGGCCTTGTATTTAAGTACGCCTAATGATATTAGATTCTTAATCTTAGTTCTTGGCTTTTTCCATTGTTTCCATATGCACATTCTCAATCTTCTTCTTATCCATTCATCAAGTTCTTGCATAATTCCCTTTGCTTTCGCAATAGAAAAGTAGTTAACCCATCCTGTAGTAATCTGGTTGAGTCTTCTAATCCTATCTTCTATGCTTATACTATAACTTCTTGACGTGATCTTCCTAACTTTATCTTTAAATCTTTTAATAGATTTATCATGGATTCGGATATTGTATTTTCCCCATAAATTGTAGAATGAAAAACCTAAGAATTTTCTTCTAGTAGGTTTATCTACTGCACTTTTCTCTTTATTTACTTTTAACTTTAGTTTATTTTCAAGGAAATTTGTTACGCTGTCCATAACTCTTTGTCCTGCTCTTTTTGACTTTACGAATATATTACAGTGAGTAGACCTAAGGAACCTCCCCTTAAGTCCCTCTCAGAACCGTACGTGAACCTCTCAGCTCATACGGCTCCCATTATCCAGCCGATGGTAATATTCCAAACCTCCAGTGTGCAAACAGATTCTTATCACGCCTTGCTATTATACCAAGCCAATACTCAGCACGTCGCCTTGACCCTCGCTTCTTATATTTTCTACGAACCCAGTTAACAAGACATCCATTGATATACCTTAATACATCGTATATCTCTGATTTGTAGAAATGCGTGTAATAATTAATCCAACCCTGTATCTTACTATTGAACATATTTGCTATATCCCATAAATCTTTGTCAGGTTTCAGTTGCAATTTCCAACTTCGGACTTCTTTCCGTATAGATTTCTTTGCTTTCTCGCCAATAGCTGGAAGAAAGTTTGTAAAGAATTTTCCATACTTATTCTTTGCATGTCTTGGTCTGAATGTATACCCTAAAAAGTCAAAAGATGTATATTCATGATTCCCCTTTCGGTCTTCATCTTTACAATACACGGTTCTTGTCTTTTCTAAGTTCAATCCAAGTCCAAACATCAGAAATCGCTCTTCTAATCTTCGTTGAAGATACTTCGCCTGCTTTAAAGATACGCAATGTGCTATTCCATCATCTGCGTATCTTGCCCAAGGTATTGTTGGAAACTGTTTTGTCATAAAGTCATCAAATACATAGTGTAGAAACAAGTTTGAGAGTACTGGACTGATTACCCCACCTTGTGGTGTACCAGAAGTTCTTTCGATGACTGTTCCATCCTCCATTTGAAATGGTACAACCAGCCAGCGTTTAATATACATAATTATCCATGCTTCTTCTGTATGCCGACTTACCATTTCTATTAGGTAATCATGCCGTATATTATCGAAAAGACCTTTAATATCAAATTCTAACACCCAATCTTTTCTCCAACATCTTTCTCTTGTGATCTCCAATGCTTGTATCGCTGATTTATTCGGTCTATATCCATAGGAATCCTCATAGAATATTGGTTCTACACAGGGTTCAAAGTACATTTTAGCCACCATTTGTGCAACCCTATCTTCTACTGTTGGTATTCCTAAGATACGAGTCCCTCCATTTTTCTTAGGTATTGCTACTGCCCTTACAGGTTTGGGGAAGTAACTCCCTGATGACATCCTATTCCAGATTTTGTATAGATTATTATTTAGATTCTTCTCAAAATCTTCAATTGATTGTTCATCGACTCCGTATGTTCCCTTGTTTGCTTTCACCTTTTCGTAGGCTTCTTTCACTTTCCATTTTGAAATATTATATGGCTTTGTTTCTTGCATAAGCTCCTCCTCCTTTCAAAGTTGACTTATTCTTGAAACTGAATAACTCGGGTTCTTCACTCCATTCCCATTACAGAAACTTCCTCACTACTACAACCCAATCTGCCCCCATGACTGCATTGGTACTCTTATCTTGCGGTTCTTCCGCTTGATATACTCCCTTGACATCAGTCCGTGGGTTCCCACGTTCCGTACAGACGCCTGTATTAAGTTCATGCCACCTTTATGCCGCCCACCATCTAGGCAGTAAACAGGTTTCCCCTAGACTTATCCCAGATTAACGACAACCCCCTGGTTTTGATGGAATCTCTACGCTTTCGACATTTTCGTAAGTGGTTCACTTGCTCGTTCATCTCCTTAATACGCACTTGACAGTTTAGATACTGCCTTTTCCTTAACGCTCAATACCATGGCTTTTGACCACAGCACCTTAAGGTAGTTTGAAACCTCCACCTGTATGGCGATTTCGGCGGGCCTACCGCCATCATCTGCACAGCATAGCTGTCTTCAAGTAGCTACGCTACTTGGACACGCCTTCGTGGCGCACAATCATCAGCGTATCTACAGAATTTGTGTCCTCTCTTCTCCAGTTCTTTATCTAAGTCATCTAAAAGGATATTTGCTAGAAGTGGACTTAATGGCCCTCCCTGCGGGGTGCCTTCTTCGCTTCTTACAACTATTCCATTTAGCATAATACCTGACTGCAAGTAAAGTCTAATCAGTTTTAGAACTCTCTTGTCTTTGATTTTCTTGGACACTCTGTGCATTAATATGTCATGGTTAACCTTGTCAAAGAATTTCTCAAGGTCCATATCTATCGCATATTTATATCCTTGATTCATATATTCTTTCGCCTGTTTCACAGCATCATGCCCACTTCTTCCTGGTCTAAAACCAAAGCTGTTATTAGAAAAGCAAGGGTCAAATATATTCGTTAAGGTTTGTGCTATGGCTTGCTGGATTAACCTATCTAATACAGTAGGTATTCCTAAAAGTCTCATACCTCCATCTGGTTTAGGTATCTCGACTCTTCTTACAGCACTGGGTTTATATCTACCCTTTGAGATACTATCTTTAATAGATAGTCAGTTTTGTTTTAGGAAAGGTCGAAGTTCATCAACCTTCATTCTATCCACTCCGTAGCTACCTTTATTCTTTTCTACTCTTTTAAGAGCAGATAGCATATTATCTCTAGATAGTATCCTTTCCATGAGATTATCTGAAGCTGCACTGGATGTTTCATTTGTAGATGTCACTGATATACTAGGCACTCCGTGCATACCTTTAGTTTCCAACTTATTCTTTGCACTAGAGTCTTCATACGAAGTTTTCTGCTGTCGTTGTATATCTATTGAATCCTTCAAAATCTTCATCCTCCTTAATGTTCAGTCCTTCCTTATCTATTCATGACTAGATAAGTACTATGACCTCTGCTGACTTCTCAAGATTCAGCTATACATCACTATATAGGTTGTTATTTCAAAATGCATTTCCATAACATATCCTTGAGACCTCCCCAGGTAGGAGCGATAACCTTCATCTCATATATCTGCCACATTTACTCCTTGAGATTCGGGTAGTGTTGGACTTCGTTTTGAATAGCAAACTCGTCCGTCCCAAGTAAGCCTTATATGTGGTTTGTGTTCCTCAGACCAAGACTTTGCCTAGGGCTTCCTTCAGATTCCACCTCGCGATGGACACCCTTGCCTTCGGCTAGTGGTTCCCACTACCAAGCCCACAGCGGACTCTCACCGCCAAGTTATCGCCCATGCTGGGCACACTATAAAAAAAAGATAGGACTTAGTCCTATCTTCTTAAGCTCTTTGGTTTTTGCAAAATCTCTGACATTATAACTCCTTGAATAATAGATTCTCTATTAAATTCAATAGGTATTTCCTCTTTTCCTATTTCTTTACCATATATACCACCTTTATAGTCTTTAGAACCATCTTTGAAGGTAGTATTTAGAGTTTCTATCTCATTCTCTCTTTTAAGATCATCCTCGTTTATAATATTCTGTTGAGAAGTGGAAGAGGATTGCTTTTTTTCCGTATCTCCAAAATTTTTATCAAATTCTACTTTTAGTTCGTTGAATAAATCTTCTAAGCCACCTGAAAAAGTTTTTCTTCTAGTTTCACTAGTATTAGATGCCTTTTTAACAGTTCTTTGGGCAGGGCTAGGCTTATTAGGTTGTACTTGTCTCTTTGCCACCTTTTTATCTTTATTAAATAATGAGGTTATAAATATAATAGCAATAAAGCCTATTATAGATCCAAAGTCCATATAATCACTTCCTTTGTCAAGAAAAAACTAGTTTTTTATTTCATTAAATCTTTTCCTGCCCCTTTATCTTCATTTTTGCTGATTTTTGCAATAGACTCTCTCATACCGGTGTCAGCTACTACATTTTGTAGGTTATAATAGTCCATTACTCCTATTTTACCCTCTCTTAAAGCTGATGCCATTGCCTTTGGCACTTCAGCCTCTGATTCAACAACTTTAGCCTTCATTTCCTCTACAGCAGCCCTCATTTCTTGTTCCTTAGCTACTGCCATTGCCCTTCTTTCTTCTGCTTTAGCTTGAGCGATTCGTTTATCTGCCTCTGCTTGGTCTGTTTGTAATTGTGCACCAATATTTCTTCCTACATCTATGTCCGCAATATCAATAGATAAAATTTCAAATGCAGTACCCGCATCTAATCCTTTCCCTAAAACTGTTCTAGAAATTAAATCAGGGTTCTCTAACACATCTTTGTGAGATGCAGCCGAACCTACAGTTGTAACAATACCCTCACCAACTCTGGCAATAATTGTTTCTTCACCAGCTCCCCCAACAAGTCTTTCAATATTTGCTCGCACTGTTACTCTAGCCTTAACCATTACTTCGATACCATCTTTTGCAACTGCTGCTATTTTAGGAGTTTCAATAACCTTTGGATTAACACTTACTTGAACAGCTTCTAAAACATTTCTACCTGCTAGATCAATTGCAGCAGCCCTTTCAAACTCAAGGCCAAGTTCTGCTCTTTGAGCTGCTATTAATGCATCTACTAGGCTATTTACATCTCCACCAGCTAAATAATGTGCCTCAAGATTATCTATGTCTAGATTTAACCCTGCTTTAGTGGCTTTAATTAAGGGATTAACAATACGGCTTGGTTGAACCCTTCTAAATCTCATTCCAACTAAAGTGAAAATACCTACCTTAACTCCCGAGAAAAAAGCTGTGATCCATAAACCTACTGGTATAAAACTTAAAATAATTGAAAGTACAATAAATACAACTGCAATTGCAACAATTAAAAATACTATTTCTGGCATAAGACCCCTCCTAATTAATTTTTTGAACTACTATTCTGCTACCTTCTATTCTACTAATCTTTACTAAATCCTCTTTTTCTATAAATTGACCTTCAGAAACTACATCTAATAACTCTCCATCTATGGATATTGTGCCCGATGGTCTAAGTGGAGTAGTTACTATACCAGTTTGCCCTATATACTTACTATAATCCACAAATGAAGTATATCCTTTTTCTTTATCTAATTTAGTGTTTAGTACTATACGATTAAAATGCTTATTTTTAGGAGCATATTTAAAAATAAGCACCAACACAACTATAGTTAAAATCAATGAAACAAAAATAGATATTATCGCAGTAGTAACACTGCTGGATGCTAAGAAAATACTTATAGCTACACACACGATTCCACCTACACCTGCTACACCAAAACCTGGTATAAAAGCTTCTATTCCTAATAAAAGAATACCTACTAAAAATATGAAGGCAGTTATTAAACTAGTATTTCCAGCTAATATATTTCCACCAAAATATAAGGCAAAAGAGACCAAACTTACAGTCCCCCCTATACCAAAACCTGGCATAAATATTTCAACTAAAAGTCCTATAAAGCCTGCTGCTAGTAGCAAAGGTGCAATATAAACATTACTAGCAAACTTTGCTAGATGAATACTATTAGTAGTTTCTGCCATAATAATGTTACTATAGGGTAAGGATAAAGAACTTAAAATTTGGTGATAATCGCTGGCGACTATATCGGTAAATCCTAAACTTTTAGCCTCTAATGTAGTTAGATTTAGTAATCTACCTCGTTCAATAATACCAGGTATAGCTATAGATTGATCCGCCATAGCTGCTACTATATCTTCGTCCCTACCTTTTTCTTGAGCAACACTTCTGAGTATGCTAACCCAAGTAGAAAGTATCTTCTCCGTATTAGGGATAGTTTCTGCAGATCCAATAGTACTACTAGGCGCCATAGCTATAGTATCCGAAGAAATCGTTAATAAAACCCCAGCTGATTCTGCTTTCGTATTAACAAATGATATGGTAGGTATATTTGTATTTAAAATCAATTGACTTATCTTTTCAGCAGAGTCAATTCTTCCACCATAAGTATCAATTTCAAATATTACTGTAGCAGCTTTAGGATCTTTTTCTATAATGGACAGGTTATGCTCCACATATTGATATACAGCGGGAGTTATTTCTCCTTTAATTGGTATTACATATACATTCTCTCCATTTACATTTGCATTGGCCACTATAGAAAATAACAGTGTAAATATTAATATCCCTAAACAACATATTTTTTTTCTTATCATATCTCCCCTCCTCTCCTATTATATATATTCCCTTTTAATATATATTAAACTATTTTTTAACACAAAAAACAAGTTTAATAAAATTAAACCCACCTTACCATTAAATTTAGGTGGGTAATTATCTTTTAATTTTAACATCAGCAACTATCGGATAGTGATCAGATGCCCTTTCACGTATAATTCTATAGTCCTTAGCCTCTATATTTGAACTTATAAAAATATAGTCAATTCTTCTGGATACAAATGGAACTTCAAAAGTAGATATATAATTATTATTAGTTACATAACCTACATCTGTAAGCTTTTTACTTATTTCATGAACCTCTCTACTATTATACATAGCATTAAAGTCTCCAACTAAAATAACTTTGTTTGAAAGAGTGCTTAAATATTTGCTAATTGCCTGTACTTGAACTAGTCTTTCCGAAGCAGTTAATCCTAGATGGGTGTTCAAAAAGTTTATTTTTTGCTCATTTATATCTATTACTGCTGATAATAATCCCCTTTGTTCTCTCCCACTTGGTATTTTAAAATTCTCATATGATACTATTGGATATTTACTTAATATACCATTTCCATACTTTGCGCCAATTATATTTACATTATCCCCATATACATAATTCATAGATAATTTATCTGCTAAATATTTTAATTGATTTTGAAATCTCGAACGAGCAAAGTTTGAATCTACTTCTTGTAATCCAATAATATCAGCTTCACTATCTTTAATAATATTGGCTATTTGATCCAGTGTATAAATTCCTAAGAGATTTTTACCATGATGAATGTTATATGACATAATTTTCAACTCTTCTATCCCACTCTCTTTAAAAGATGTGCCTCTATCTAAATTTACTTCTTGTGTTTGTAAATTAATAAATTCAAAAGATCGCGGATGTTCTGTTTCATTATATAACGAGCTTATTAAATCTATTGAAGGCTACAGAATCCTTTGTAATGTAAAAAATATTATTATTATTCTTAGCATTATCCTCTAATCTTAGTACAGGATTTGTTAAAGAAACGGAATGAGTCATTTGTTTATTTTCATCAAATACATCAAATGTAATGCTCTTAATATTGGTTAGTGCAATAACTTCGAGATGAGATATACCTTCATCATAAACAAAGAGTGTACTATATTGGTATTTTATACAAAATAAATAAACCCGGATATAATCCGGGTTAGTCTTTTACTATTGTAAAATCTTTCTTACTATTTGATTAACTACTTTTCCATCAGTTCTGCCTTTTAATTTAGGCATTGCTGTAGCCATTATTTTTCCCATATCTTTCATAGAGGTAGCACCGGTATCGGCAATAACCTCCTTAATTATTGTTTCAATTTCTTCCTCTGACAATTGTTCAGGTAAGTATTCCATAAGCACATCTACTTCTTGTGCCGCTTGTTCAACTAAGTCTGCTCGACCACCCTTTTCAAACTCTTCAATGGAATCTCTTCGTTGTTTTGCTTGCTTAGAGATTATTTCAATAACTTCTTCATCTGTAAGCTCAACCCTTTTATCCACTTCTATTTGTTTTATGTCAGCACGAATCATTGTAATAACATTTTTTCGAAGTTGGTTTTTATTCTTCATGGCATTTTTTAATTCGTCAGCTAATCTCTCTTTGAGGGACATTTTATTTTCACCTCTACCTTAAGAAACCCTAGTCAAATAACTAGAATTTGCTTTTATTTCTTCGTGCGGCTTCAGCCTTTTTCTTACGCTTTACACTAGGCTTTTCATAGTGCTCTCTTTTTCTTACTTCTGATAAAATACCAGACTTAGCGCACTGTCTTTTAAATCTACGAAGAGCATTATCTAGTGATTCATTATCTCTTATTTTTATCTCTGACATCTTACTTTCCCTCCCTCCGCTAGCAAGCGCTGTGCTTTATCTATAGCAACATAATGGCTATATTGCAAGTGGGATTTAACAATACTTAGTTATTATACATTAAAATTTCAACTTATGCAATAGCTATTTTTTAACCTGGAGGCCACTGAAGTTGCCTTCCACCTAAAAGGTGAAAATGCAAATGGTTCACTGTTTGACCGCCGTTGCTACCGCAGTTGTTTACAATTCTAAATCCCTCTTGCTCTAAATCAAATTGCCTAGCTAAATGTCCTATAGCGGCGAAGATTTCGGGAATAATAATTTTACCATCCTCTTCCGTTACATCCATAGTAGTTGGAATATGCTTTTTAGGTACAATAAGCAGGTGTATAGGTGCTTCAGGATTAATATCCTCAAAAGCTATTACATGTTCATTTTCATAGACTAAGGTAGATGGAATTTCCCCCTCTATTATCTTACAAAAAATACAATTTGACATCAATTACACCTCCTTACTGTTCGTCTATATCTATTTTTATTCAACATAAAATTAGAAATTCCTCTTTTAAAAACTATTTCTTTTCTCCTAAAATATAATCTTGTCTTAGTTCTTTAAGGGTAACTATATCTAATTCGCCTTCTTTTACATCATTAGCAGGAGCTAGAATCTTTAAATAGTTATCAGTATATCCCTCGACATAGCCAGTAACATCTTTCGAAAGTGCTTCAAATAAAACCTTCTTATTTCTACCTATAAACATAGTACGATAATTGTCTTTTAATTGTTCCCCTAATTCAATTAATTTTTCACTACGATAGTGTTTTATTAGACCATCCACTTGATTTGTATATTTTGCCGCCGGTGTTCCAGTTCTAGGTGAATATTTGAAAACATGAATTTCACTAAATTCAATTTCTTTTACGAAATTATAAGTTATATTGAATTCTTCGTCGGTTTCTCCCGGGAAACCTACAATGATATCTGTAGTTAAGGCTACTTCAGGATATACGGTTCTAATTCTGTTAACGATTTCCTTATATTCCTCTGCTGTATACTTTCGATTCATTCTT
Proteins encoded in this region:
- the floA gene encoding flotillin-like protein FloA (flotillin-like protein involved in membrane lipid rafts) is translated as MPEIVFLIVAIAVVFIVLSIILSFIPVGLWITAFFSGVKVGIFTLVGMRFRRVQPSRIVNPLIKATKAGLNLDIDNLEAHYLAGGDVNSLVDALIAAQRAELGLEFERAAAIDLAGRNVLEAVQVSVNPKVIETPKIAAVAKDGIEVMVKARVTVRANIERLVGGAGEETIIARVGEGIVTTVGSAASHKDVLENPDLISRTVLGKGLDAGTAFEILSIDIADIDVGRNIGAQLQTDQAEADKRIAQAKAEERRAMAVAKEQEMRAAVEEMKAKVVESEAEVPKAMASALREGKIGVMDYYNLQNVVADTGMRESIAKISKNEDKGAGKDLMK
- the ltrA gene encoding group II intron reverse transcriptase/maturase; this translates as MQETKPYNISKWKVKEAYEKVKANKGTYGVDEQSIEDFEKNLNNNLYKIWNRMSSGSYFPKPVRAVAIPKKNGGTRILGIPTVEDRVAQMVAKMYFEPCVEPIFYEDSYGYRPNKSAIQALEITRERCWRKDWVLEFDIKGLFDNIRHDYLIEMVSRHTEEAWIIMYIKRWLVVPFQMEDGTVIERTSGTPQGGVISPVLSNLFLHYVFDDFMTKQFPTIPWARYADDGIAHCVSLKQAKYLQRRLEERFLMFGLGLNLEKTRTVYCKDEDRKGNHEYTSFDFLGYTFRPRHAKNKYGKFFTNFLPAIGEKAKKSIRKEVRSWKLQLKPDKDLWDIANMFNSKIQGWINYYTHFYKSEIYDVLRYINGCLVNWVRRKYKKRGSRRRAEYWLGIIARRDKNLFAHWRFGILPSAG
- a CDS encoding endonuclease/exonuclease/phosphatase family protein, giving the protein MSYNIHHGKNLLGIYTLDQIANIIKDSEADIIGLQEVDSNFARSRFQNQLKYLADKLSMNYVYGDNVNIIGAKYGNGILSKYPIVSYENFKIPSGREQRGLLSAVIDINEQKINFLNTHLGLTASERLVQVQAISKYLSTLSNKVILVGDFNAMYNSREVHEISKKLTDVGYVTNNNYISTFEVPFVSRRIDYIFISSNIEAKDYRIIRERASDHYPIVADVKIKR
- a CDS encoding reverse transcriptase domain-containing protein, with the translated sequence MRLLGIPTVLDRLIQQAIAQTLTNIFDPCFSNNSFGFRPGRSGHDAVKQAKEYMNQGYKYAIDMDLEKFFDKVNHDILMHRVSKKIKDKRVLKLIRLYLQSGIMLNGIVVRSEEGTPQGGPLSPLLANILLDDLDKELEKRGHKFCRYADDCAPRRRVQVA
- a CDS encoding NfeD family protein, whose product is MIRKKICCLGILIFTLLFSIVANANVNGENVYVIPIKGEITPAVYQYVEHNLSIIEKDPKAATVIFEIDTYGGRIDSAEKISQLILNTNIPTISFVNTKAESAGVLLTISSDTIAMAPSSTIGSAETIPNTEKILSTWVSILRSVAQEKGRDEDIVAAMADQSIAIPGIIERGRLLNLTTLEAKSLGFTDIVASDYHQILSSLSLPYSNIIMAETTNSIHLAKFASNVYIAPLLLAAGFIGLLVEIFMPGFGIGGTVSLVSFALYFGGNILAGNTSLITAFIFLVGILLLGIEAFIPGFGVAGVGGIVCVAISIFLASSSVTTAIISIFVSLILTIVVLVLIFKYAPKNKHFNRIVLNTKLDKEKGYTSFVDYSKYIGQTGIVTTPLRPSGTISIDGELLDVVSEGQFIEKEDLVKISRIEGSRIVVQKIN
- a CDS encoding GatB/YqeY domain-containing protein, producing the protein MSLKERLADELKNAMKNKNQLRKNVITMIRADIKQIEVDKRVELTDEEVIEIISKQAKQRRDSIEEFEKGGRADLVEQAAQEVDVLMEYLPEQLSEEEIETIIKEVIADTGATSMKDMGKIMATAMPKLKGRTDGKVVNQIVRKILQ